The genomic segment CTATGTATCTCtgataaggacttttttttcttttttatgtaactACTGTATCACTATATACCCAAGAAAATTAActgtaattctttaatttctcttttagaaaGCCATCTTAGAAATGTTCCAATTGTTTCTGATGTGTTATAGTTGATGTCTTAGAATTTGGATACAAACAAAATCCTCACACAGCCTTTTGCTGTTAGGTCTactatttctaatttgttttataatagcTACCATCACCTTTGTTTTGTTCAACAGCATTGATTTGTTGGAGAAACTGGAATGTTTGTCCTATAGCTGTCCCATATTCTGGCTTTGGTTGATTTCGTCCTTGTGGTGtcacttcttttttcccctattccTGTTGTTTTCCTGTAAACTGGACCCATACGGCTCAGTAgaactatttttaataatgaagatGTTTTTACCAATGCTGTCCTATACAGTAGCCACATGTGGGCTATCAGCCATTTAAAATATGGTTATATGACCAAAGAGCTGAATTTTAAATAGACACATATAGCTACTGGCTACCATTCAATATCTCTGGTCTAGAAGCTTGACTGTATGAAAGTTTAACATCATATTGCTTATAGGACCATCATGTCTGTTTGGCTGTTTATAGAGATGCTAAGACTGATCAGGGGGCCTTGGAATGTTGGCCTGAACCACCATTTCCAAGCTCCCCATCAGTCCTTGACCTGAAGTTTAGCCTGCATCTCTGCTAATCTCCTGCTAAAGGAAGGAACTACTTCATGGGGAAGGATTTTTCTGTTTGCCAGGAAACTCTCTCCAGTGTCTCTGAAATCACATTGAACTGAGGGTATGTTTTCTGCTGTTGCTTGAAGTAGTCGctattcaggctctctgctctttctgAAGCCACCTACCCAGGACTGACGGtctgtgtttctctttgtgtaGGAGCGTCCAACATATACCAGTTCAAAGCCTGCTCTGCAGAGAACTGCAGGGAAGGCAGAGACATGGTTGAAGCCTTCACTGTCCATGTGTCCAATAACATACACTTCCACTTTGTAAGCCAGTGCTGCCAAGGAAAGGAGTGCAACGAGACAAGTGATGCTCTGGGTGGGTGCTGGCAATGTGCTACCCTTCTTCTAGCCTCCCAGCTCTATCCCTTCATTTGCCACCTCTGGTCCTCACGTTCTGGTGGACATCTCAAGTCCAAGCACTTCATTTTATACCTGGGTAATATCAACAGCTGACTTAAAACAGTTGCTtggaaaacaaatgggaaaatcaTTACTGCTGTcatgctttcctcttttctcagcATAGACAGAAATCAAAGCACTCCAAGTTGTATGGAATTAGATGCTTAttagtatttctcaaactttGTGGCACCAGGCCCTATTTTAAGACTCTAAATCTTCAAAATTATTGAGGACTCCAGAGAAATTTGATTTATGTGAATCATACTGTCAATATTTGCAGTATTAGACATTTCAAAAATTCATAGaatttccaaaaaattttaaaaatctttatttagttTATCAAGAAATAATAAGCTCATTATATGTTAAcattcataacatttttatatagaaaaactgtatctttcaaaacaaaaaaattagtaagaagagTGGCATTTGTTACATATTTTCTCAAAGCTCTTTAATttctggcttaatagaagacaaCTGGGTTCTCAGATTTGCTTGTGCATTTGGTCTGTTGCAATATTTCATGTCATGTAGCCTCTAAAAAACTCAAtacattcatgaaagaaagagtaaaagaggcaaagaacatCTTAGTATTATCATGAAAATAACCTTGACCTTGTGGACTCCCCAGAAATGTTCTTAGGGATACCCAGGAGTTCCTGGACCacaaatttgagaaccactgggctaTACCAAAGCTCTCTTTTTGGAGATGAAAACATGAGCCAAAAAGGCAAAGTTAATATGCCATAGTTATAGAGTACAGTTCATTAATAGCAGAACTGGGTCTTAGTATAATTTTGtattaagtaataaataatgGCATATGTTCATTTATTCAGAGAAAGATTTAGTAATAACTACACACCTATTGGCTAATGTGCAGAATAGTTGACTAATGTTGACATTGGTTGGTTTTAGATCAAAATATTACCTTTCCCTTCTCAGCCCAACACATCCCTTGACCACAGTTCTTAAATGAATGGTTTGTATGGGGAGGTCTGAGAGATTGTGTGCTGTAACTGTTTTGATGGGACATGAGATTAGGATGACTGTTGTCTTTGTGCAATTGTCCCATTATCAAGATCTCTCTGGCCAGAATATTTGCTTGCTTGTCCCCTTTGGTACAAGGCAGTACCATGTTCTATGTTCGACTCTTCTAAATTAATGGTTCTTATCCTACAGCTCCTCCCGTGGAAGACATGTCCAGCAACGTAGAGTGTCCTGCATGTTATGGATCTAATGAAAGTTCTTGTAATGAGCAATTCAGGAAATGTTATAAAGAAGAACGGTGTGTCAATCTAGTTGCAGAATTTAAGAATGGTACGTCCTGGGGTTTCAATTCCCTGTTACGGAACTTGAGTTGGAAACATATTACACTTGGGTAATAAGTTTGGGGTTAACAAAAGAAGGCTGGTAGAGTTTAGTAGGGGAAAAGGATAAAGTCAGAATGCCTTTGAGATAGCGAGGCTGTCGATGGAGCCTCAGGCTGGTTGCTCTCTCTACCTCCTTAGTCCAGAACCATTCTTCCTGAGCTGTCTGACTCTTGAACCCTGTTCTCCTGTGGCTTATAATCAAGTCAGGCTCATTTAAGTGCATCATGTCATTCCTGGCATTTACTTCTTTACTAGGTTGCATTGTtctctgtgtgcatgtgggttggacttttatttccttttaaccctacatttattttctctaccGGTCACTGAGAGGTGCTGGCTTATGACAACTTGGGTCACCTCACTGAAAAAGAGTCAGAATGGGCTTTAATAGCCAACCAGTTGTTCTTTTCTACAGAAATAATTTGATAATAACCATTATGGAATAAAAATTAACCAGTATAAAATACAGATGTTATGACACAACATCTGCTTGAATACTTAAAGAATAATATAGTTATTAGTTGGGGTAAGTTAATTACTGTTAAACAGCAACCTCTAAATCATCTGGCTCTATGTAACAgatgtttatttcttgctcatatGGCAGTTTCTTGCAGGGTCCCTGGGCCTGTGTTCTTTCTATCTGGAGCCTCTGGCTCCCACCCACCCATGACTGGGCAACTCCCTACTGTATTCTGTGCCTCTCACCAGCAGGTGGGGGAAGACAGGAagtggaggaaggcaggaaggttTTCATAGACAAAGCAGGAAGGCACGTACATCACTCTCTCTCACATTCCGTTGGCTGGGACCAAAATGTCACTGGAGGGTAGAAATGCAGTCTAATGGTGTTGAGTGGTCATCcagcaggaaaggaagagacatGAAGCTAAAATGCACAGCTAGCCAGTCTCTGTCACAATATGGCTCAGAATAGTAACAGCTTAAGGGCACTAACACTCAGGTACAATTTGATTTCAACGTTTATTAATGGCAATTGTAGTACTGGAAATCCATGCTGAACTGTAATTGCAGGTTTCTCAGTGAGACCAAACATCTCAAGTatcctgaacctctttttacttttttttaaggtttatatttttagaacagttttaaattcacagcaaaaccgagaggaaggtagagaggtTTCCCAGATACCCCTGTCCCAACACATACATACCTCCCCCACTGTCAACATTCTCCACCAAAATGGTACCTCCATGAGTCCATGAACCTATGCTGATGCATCATTATAGGGTCCCTAGTTTACTGTTTTTACCCATGGCCCATAGGGTTACTGTTTATGTTGCATATTATATGGGTTTCGACACTTGTGAGTATAATCCAGCATTATAGTATCACACCGAGTAacttcactgtcctaaaaatcctctgtgctctattAATGTCTATCCCCTGGCAACCTCTGATCTTTGTAATCTCCCCATAATTTTGCTGTTAtcagaatattatatatttgtaatcatacagtatgtacctTTTCACattgacttattgcacttagtaatatgtatttaaagatttaaaaattttttaagtctgTAGGATGTCTACACAGCCCtgatgtttaattcttttttttagtcttttaaaaaaattatttatttattttcagcataacaatattcattatttttgcaccacacccagtgctccatgcaatcccatacatacccaccacctggcaccccgatctcccaccccacaccccttcaaaagcctcagattgtttttcagagtccatagtctctcatggatcacctccccttccaatttcccccaactcccttctcctctctatctccccatgtcctccatgctatttgttatgctccacaaataagtgaaaccatatgataattgacattctttgcttgacttatttcactcagcataatctcttccagtcccgtccatgatgctacaaaaggtgggtattcatcctttctgatggaggcataatactccatagtgtatatggaccacatcttccttatccattcgtccgttgaagggcatcttgattctttccaaagtttggcgaccgtggccattgctgctataaacattggggtacagatggcccttcttttcactacatctgtatctttggggtaaatacccaggagtgcaagggcagggtcatagggaagttctattttcaatttcttgatgaatctccacactattttccaaagaggctgcaccaacttgcattcccaccaacagtggaagagggttcccctttctccacatcccttccaacatatgttgtttcctgatttgttaattttggccattctaactggtgcaaggtgatatctcaatgtggttttaatttgaatctccctgagggctagtgatgatgaacattttttcatgtgtctgatagccatttgtgtgtcttgattggagaagtgtctgttcatatcttcctCCCATTTTTGGATACATTtccctgtttcgtgtgtgttgtgTTTGAGGGGTTcgttatagatcctggatatcaaccttttgtctgtactgtcatttgcaaatatcttctccaattctgtgcgttgcctctttgtttttttgactgtttcctttgctgtgcagaagcttctgattttgatgaagttccaaaagttcatcttcgctttagtttcctttgcctttggagacatatcttgaaagaagttgctgtggctgatatcgaagagattactgcctatgttctcttctaggattctgatggattcctgtctcacattgaggtcttttatccattttgagttgatctttgtgtatggtgtaagagaatggtcgagtttcattcttctacatatagctgtccagttttcccagcaccatatattgaagagactttctgttttccactatatattttttcctgttttgtcaaagattaattgaccatagagttgagggtccatatctgggctctctactctgttccactggtttatgtgtctgtttttatgccagtaccatgctgtcttggtgatcacagttttgtaataaagcttgaaatcaggtaacgtgatgcctcccattttttttttttttttcaacatttccttagcaattcggggtctcttctgattccatacaaatttttggattttttgctccagctccttgaagaataccggtggaattttgattggaatggcattaaaagtatagattgctctaggcagtatagacattttaacaatgtttaatcttctgatccaagagcatggaatggtcttctatctttttgtgtcttcttcagtttctttcatgagtgttctgtagttcctcaagtacagatcctttacctctttggttaggtttattcccaagtatcttatgattcttggtgctatagtaaatggaatcgattctctaatttccctttctgtattttcattgttagtgtataaggaagccagtgatttctgtacattgactttgtatcctgccacattgctgaattgctctatgagttctagtagtttgggggtggagtcttttgggtttccatataaggaatcatgtcatctgcaaagagagagagtttggcttcttcattgccaatttggataccttttatttctctttgttgtctgattgctgttgctaggacttctaatactatatttaacaagagtggtgagagtgggcatccttgtcatgttcctgatctcaacgggaaggctgcaagcttttcccattgaggatgatatttgctgtgggtctttcatagatagattcgatgaagttcaggaatgttccctctatccctatactttgaagcgttttgaTCAAGAacgaatgctggattttgtcaaatgctttttctgcatctattgagaggaccatgtggctcttctctcttctcatattaatttgttctatcacattgattgatttgcgaatgttgaaccatccttgtagcccagggatgaatcccacctgatcatggtggataatctttttaatgtgctgttggatcctgcttgctaggatcttgttgagaatcttagcgtccatatttatcagtgatattggtctgaaattctccttttggtagggtgtttgcctggtttggggatctgGGTAATGCttgcttcatagaaagagtcatgaagttttccttctgcttcaattttttgtaacacttcaggagaataggtgttatttcttctttgaaagtttggtagaattccccagggaatccgtcaggtcctgggctcttgttttttgaaaggtttttgatcactgcttcaatctcgttactagatatatttctattcaagttgtcaatttcttccaggTTCCATTTTGGGAGTTTATACTTTTccgggaatgcatccatttcatctaggttgcttagcttattggaatataactgttgataataacttctgatgattgtttctacttccttggtgttcgttgtgatctctcccttttcattcataattttatgaatttgggctttatttcttttcttttggattagtgtggccaatcaatcttattgattctttcaaaaaaccagcttctagtttcattgatacgttctactgtgtctctggtttctacctcattgatctctgctctaatcttgatgatttcccttcttatgtgtggagttggtttgatttgttgttgattatccagttctttaaggtatagagacagctggtgtattctgtatttttcaatttttttgagggaggcttggatggctatgtgtttcccccttaggactgcctttgctgtatcccataggttttggaccgaagtgtcttcattctcattagtttccatgaattgtttcagttctttgatctcctggttcatccaagcattcttaagcaaggtggtctttagcttcctgGTGTTTGTGTTCCTTTGGAacctttccttgtgattgagtttcaaagcattgtgatctgagaatatgcagggaataatctcagtcttttggtgtcagttgagtcctgatttgtgacccagtacatgatctattctggagaaggttccatgtgcacttgagaagaatgagtattctgttgttttagggtgcaatgttctgtatatatctatgaggtccatctggtccaatgtgtcattcaatgctcttgtttctttattgattttctgcttcgatgatctatttctgagagaggcgtgttaagatctcctactattaatgtattcatatcaatatgactctttatcttgattaacagttttcttctgtaattggctgctcccatattgggggcttagatatttacaattgttagatcatcttggtggatagtccctttaagaatgatgtagtgtccttctgtatctctggctACAGTCTTTCgtctaaaatctaatttatctgacatgagaatcactaccccggctttcttttgaggcccgttggcatgaaagatgcttctctatcccttcactttcagtctgggtgtatctttaggttcaaaatgggtctcttgtagagaGCTTATGGATGgttctgttgttttatccaatctgcaaccctgtgcctttttatgggcacttttaggccattcacatttagagtgattattgatatgtttttattgacatcatgttacctttgaagtctttctttctgtagattgtctctatatttctgttcaatgctattcttgtgttttttcctcttttatagaatgccccttaatatttcctgcagtgtcggcttggtggttgcatagtgttttaagccttgccggtgttggaaactctttatctctccatccattttcaaTGTccgtcttgctggataaagtattcttggctgtatgttcttctcatttagtgccctgaatatgtcttgccagccttttctggcttaccacgtctctgtggacaggtctgacattattttgatgggctttcctctgtacataaggagctctttgtcctagcagctttcaagagattatacctacaattatgattcctcaatttgactattaGGTGTTGTGactttttttggaatgtataatcttgggtggagaccgttcagcctctagtccatgaacgctggttccatttgtgagatagggaaaatgttcatgaagaacttgttctactatatcttctagacttctttctttctcctccccttcagggattccagtaattctgacattggaacgtttcatggcatcatttatttccctgattgtgtttttgtggtttctaagctctttgttccaggcttcctcctgatcctttctctctatctgtttgtcctccagatcactaattctatcttctgtctcagttaccctagccttgagagaatttagattagattggaactcattgagagcattgtgaagttcatccctggtagctttcagctcagccctaacattATGAATATCCTGTGTGGTCACTTTCatttcggccctaatcaattccgtttggtcatccatggctttctccaacctagctattgcctggatagttgttagcctgaattctttttcccacatattgtctatgttgatagccattagctttgtttgttgcagaaggcccatcctctgtatttttcttctgttttgcattcctcctcctagtcattttggtgagagatgactgaaggAATGTAGCTGGTTGTattgaccgtggtgcagtcagggtgcaccctggaatgcttctgagcaatcaggattccccacccaaatgagagaaaaaagaaaagaaaaagaaaaatagagagagggagagagagagatacggTAGAacgggaagataaaagagaagtttcagcccaaatgggccccaaggtaagatttatgaagtatacaaacaaaaacaaacaaaaagactgataaaagtatatgacaagagaaaaaaattttctcttgtcatatacttttatcagtctttttgtttgtatacttcataaatttttttcaaatattcatattgcatatttttttcaaataaaggaagaacctcatcaaaaagaaccccacgtgtaagatttatatactatcaggacaaacacaaaaacacagaaacactgccactggtgtcttctgcctctgtagagatccagacgtgtataattctgatctcaggctgatttcatgggtgattggatttctttggtaggtaatgagctcactttagggtacaggttgaaaagtgcctcctcctacttacctgccatcttgtcccccctctGATGTTTAATTCTTAAGCTATATGTGAGGAGAACAATAACATCAGAAAGACTCTCTTTCTGCTCACTTTGTTCCCAGGTGTCTTTTGATGCCAAgggtggaatttttaaaaaatccgtAAAATTTGACTTAATCTGAAAGCCAGACAGATCAAAGCCATCATACATATAgggcttttttctttgttgtttttttttccccccaaggtcACTTTTCCCCCCAATACTATAGATATGTGCCAAATAGCACACTTTTCTAGCTTGCTGTAATTCAATCTCCAGCACTGCTATTTTCTACAAAAAAGGACttaattgttttcttcaaatGGATTTggagatttctctttccttttcagagcAAGTTTATAGCCCTTCTGATAAGTAGCTAGTCCCGTCCTCCAGTTCATTCCTTCCCTGTGAACTGCATGTCCTCCAGGCCTGTTGAAGTTGTAGCCAACAGAGCAATACTGACAtatagtaggagctcaataaaggTAGTGCAGTCACATTTTTGTTTGCACATTCTCTTGTCCTTTTCCTAGGATTTGCACCTTAAAAAAGAGTTAAACACAATATTATTCAGATTTAGAATTAAGATCACCTccagatattttttccttctcagagaaAACTCAGGTCCAGAGAAGAGTGGGGATGGAGAGCagagcctggaggaggggagTCTGGGAGGATTCTTTCCTGGATTGAGAGCACAGGGCCCTAGGGTGTCTGAGCCCATCCCTGGATTTTATCACCTGCCAGCTCTTCAGGAAAACATTGGAGACATGAGAGCCAGGCTTATTTCTGGCCTTCATCTGTGAGGTCAGGCTTCCATCCATGttctggagcctcagtttctttcggGTTTAGGTGCAGGAGAGTGTCTGGGCTCTGACCTTCATGGTTCCTCTGCCTTTACCATTTGGTGTTTTTGATCCTGGGCTCCTTCCTCCAAGCTCCTGTTTTAGGACCAGACCTAAAACAGATTGCTGAGAGACCTGCAGAGGAAGGGTGAGAGGGCAGTGAAGTCCTTATCATCTTCATTGCATTCACAGAGACTAAGAAGTTCTTGCTGAGGGGCTGTTCCAACATCAGCAACTCCACCTGTCAGTTCCTGTCTGCTGAGAACCGGACAGTTGGAGGAGTCATCTTCCGAAAGTTCGAGTGTGTAGACAGTGCTAACTCCTCCTCAACTGCAATTCCCAACCCAACCCTGACCACCCCTCTTGCCAGCAGCTCCAATGCCTCCTCAGCACCCACCTCCAATGAGCCCACCACTCCAGACACTGGCTCCAAAGTCTCCTTCACCCCTGCAGCCCTTGCCAGCCT from the Mustela nigripes isolate SB6536 chromosome 12, MUSNIG.SB6536, whole genome shotgun sequence genome contains:
- the LYPD8 gene encoding ly6/PLAUR domain-containing protein 8; protein product: MKGILVAAIITGFVAAAVESLHCVQCNSLTNPCNNSIITECPPDANASCTSFMTNSSLGASNIYQFKACSAENCREGRDMVEAFTVHVSNNIHFHFVSQCCQGKECNETSDALAPPVEDMSSNVECPACYGSNESSCNEQFRKCYKEERCVNLVAEFKNETKKFLLRGCSNISNSTCQFLSAENRTVGGVIFRKFECVDSANSSSTAIPNPTLTTPLASSSNASSAPTSNEPTTPDTGSKVSFTPAALASLLLLGLLI